AATGCTTTTTAATTCGGCACGTCCCACATGTAaatggaaaaacacaaatattagtAGAGTACAGAATTTGAGTGAGCCATGATATGGGCCCAACAtaaccaaaaccctcctccccaactaaaaaATCGggtagcaggattttgaggggctattgtggggcccgaaatctgaggtcccagcccactttgtgttaagggcccaaaacctaggccgaggagccctactgccgaggacgcACAATGAAAGCTCCTTGAAagcccaaggatgtggccgaggacgatctcacgctcaacacctcacaaaacgcctgaagaaaatgacaaactcagtacaagaacAGTACAAGaaagaaagctgccaacaccgtaaTGTGGAGCCCTGCGTTTAACAAGCCCATACTGCAGATcttgctatttaacttttcccaaccacccccaaccactctgatgtatggattgataggacgagtcattacgcccaaaaaggaaaaactgacacgtagatggaGAACGGGAAggaaacactagtataaaagggaaagagagttGAGAGAGGAGGGggatcctaaaaaaaaaaaaaaagaatggtgagaatgtgatgctcctcggactaagtccgaggagccaaaccCTTCAAGCCACATTgatgtaaggcttagctattcAGGCCAAACCTACCTTTGTATAAGCTCCCATTAAATCAGAACCAGACCCTTGCCCAGCGACCAAGGGCAAGCCTTTTaagtccactctctacaaattatattgtttgggccaaTTACACACGAACTCAATatcattcttgggtcgttaaaaatcgtgtccctacagttttcattttggttttttaattttcaaaattttcattttaacccTTCATGTTTGATTCCATTTTCATGTTAGTTATGTCATCTAATTTCGTTGTTTGTAGTATATTTTTCTAACTACAacaatgaaattattatattcCACAGCTAGGAATGTCCACAAGTGGGCCAATTAATTTGTTTTACATTTATAATTCCATTCGTGTTGGATACTTGGatattgaatttcaattatagATTTATAGTGGTTTATATTTTGGATATTTTAGTGGTGGCTAGGTTTGGTGATCAGTTTTACTAAGCATTGATGaaattaagataaaaaatagtaaggaaaattattagtttgCATTCCAGTAATCATGTAAAATTTATATGGTAGACTAAACAATACTGTAGACTGATCAGTGAATATCCAAACGGTAAATAGCAATAAATGGAAATCACTATCATCCATTTTTCTGATTGGTTCACGTACAACTCTAAATTGAGAATATTCTTAATTAATTGATGATATGAAAGCCTTGATATAGATTGCGGCGAGATCAAAATTTAGCTTTCTATGATGAATAGGCAGGGGAATGTGGCTGCTCGCACGCTTGCTAAGTGGGTAAattctcagtttttttttttttttttttttttttttttttttttttttttttttttttttatggaatccTCCTCGTTGTGTTTCTATAGCTTAGTGCGCTCAAAGAGGCCTtaagtaattttgtttgttcttatgtcttttgtttttgcCTTCGGCTTTGGGCCGCTAGTTTATTGTGCTGTTGACCACTGactttttagatttaaaaattacAGGAAACTGGTCAAAGTTTATATTATAATTAGACTTGTAGTcgtcaaaataaattaatgtcaTGCACCagataaatattttaaataatcaCGCAATACAACAACACGGTCACACTTTTAATATCAACCGTCGTGGACATGTTGATCAATGATGTCCACTAATCAAAGTTTGTTTAATACGCTTTGCAAGTCTTACTTGCCTTCCCCATACCAATGAAAAATGAATACAAAGTTCATTgctaattttttgataatatatcGAGCAAAATGAGAAATGAAATGAAgatcaaatatatacatatatagagCAAAAAAGAGAAACGAAGCAGGTGCaattaatatatagaaattaaagaaaagaaaagcaggacAAGAGCAATGAATTGAAGGGTGGAGAGAAATTGTGTGTTTAAACAataacaaatccaccattggccCTAATGACCTGACCATTAATCCACTCCCCAGCATCACTAGCTAAAAACCCAACAAGCTGAGTTATATCCTTGGGCTCTCCAAGTCGGCCTAGAGGACAAGCATCCACAATCCTGTTGACTGTTTCCTCAGTTTTACCAGCAAAAAACATTTCAGTCGCAATAGGCCCTGGTGCAACACAATTGGCAGTAATTCCAGTACCCTTGAGCTCCTTAGCCACTATCTTTGTCATTGTCTCTACGGCTGCTTTAGAGGCTGCATAAGATGCATACCCTGGTAGAAGTCCTCCAACTATTGAGGTTGATATCATGATGATTCTTCCACCACCTCCACGTTTCAATCGATTCACAGCTTCCCTACAACACAGAAATGAACCTTTTGTGTTAATATTAAATGTTGTATCCCAATCCTCCACTGTGGTATTCCCCAAACTTGGGTACTTTGGATCAAGCACTCCAGCACTGTTTACAAGGATATGGATtcctgaaccaaattcttgttCAGCTTTATCAAAGAGTAGCTTGATCTGATCTGGGTCTGAAACATCTGCTCGAACTGCAATTGCTTGAGGTTGTGAAAGGTTGGTTGAGGTAGCATTGAGCTCATTTGCTAGAAGATCTGCTTGCGTTGAGCTTGAAGCATAATTTAGCACAACCCTTGCACCAAGGGAGTGGAGATGGATGGCTATAGCACGGCCAAGACCACGTGAGGCACCGGTTATGATTGCTACTCGGCCGTCAAGTCGAGGAGATGATGAGGAACTGTGTTCAGCTTCAGCCATATCTGAATTATTGATCAGATTATTTCAGTGAGTGGTGTGAATACTACGAAACGAAAATATAGGTCTGATTGCGATGGCCTGATGGGTGATTAATTATTGGATCTGTATGGTTGTTTTTATAGTTGAATTATTATAAAGGAAAGCTTATATTTTGACTGGCTCCATTGAGATCTGAACAATGGAAATATTCAGAAAGAGATACGTCATCGCATACGTAAGATTTGTAATGGCTTTCTTACATACTCagataaataatttaaataaagtatAACGTACTCACTACGGCAAGTCGGCAATACGTGTCACACTTTCGTGTACATGTTGTCATGTCCACTGATCAGTTTTATTTAATCGCTGCAATAAAAAGCCTGACCTTTCCATACcaaatatatagaaatagaaattaattaagaaaagataagaatgtatcaaaaaagaaaagaaaagaaaaagcacaacTAATGAAAGTGGGATTGAAAGGAGAAATATGTATCAGGAAAAATCACAACTTATCCGTCTATGATTTAGCCAAACTTTAAGTTACTTATTTATAGTTTAAAGTTTGGTATTTCACCAATTTGAAGTTAGTTTGGTTTAATTCTTTAAcctatatttattaaaaatatggttaaatatatgattttacttcatttttatgtttttatcctttaaaaacacaaaaaacataaaaatacaagat
The sequence above is drawn from the Quercus robur chromosome 7, dhQueRobu3.1, whole genome shotgun sequence genome and encodes:
- the LOC126693038 gene encoding NADPH-dependent aldehyde reductase-like protein, chloroplastic; amino-acid sequence: MAEAEHSSSSSPRLDGRVAIITGASRGLGRAIAIHLHSLGARVVLNYASSSTQADLLANELNATSTNLSQPQAIAVRADVSDPDQIKLLFDKAEQEFGSGIHILVNSAGVLDPKYPSLGNTTVEDWDTTFNINTKGSFLCCREAVNRLKRGGGGRIIMISTSIVGGLLPGYASYAASKAAVETMTKIVAKELKGTGITANCVAPGPIATEMFFAGKTEETVNRIVDACPLGRLGEPKDITQLVGFLASDAGEWINGQVIRANGGFVIV